A genomic region of Persephonella marina EX-H1 contains the following coding sequences:
- a CDS encoding GGDEF domain-containing protein, with product MGKITCKFYEKLSNKKRLSHDEIKVLMNIVRKELSFLIKHNIPPVPNNYEKWFYIFCSLVEENKDLSDLEIIGLYKEIYEEDYQIVDINGSKEKEAEKVSGKLRDIADKIDITLKELIQNIDNYQANIDSHASSLAEKTSEMQISDISATVHLILDELKELKSQNEFLKNQIKKYHSEIHQLRQELSHAKTEASMDFLTGLVNRRRFERALEDAIKDFEKRNYPFSLIYVDVDNFKDINDNYGHSVGDIVLKEIATIFKFYLRANTIIGRIGGEEFAILLPGVEIEDAVKIAERLRNIIQNREIRIGPDRDEILRVTASFGVTQVKKGDTVNSILHRADTAMYRAKKTGKNKVEVEL from the coding sequence ATGGGGAAAATAACGTGTAAATTTTACGAAAAACTTAGCAACAAAAAGAGGCTTTCCCATGACGAGATCAAGGTCTTGATGAATATTGTTCGTAAAGAGCTGAGTTTTCTTATCAAGCACAATATTCCACCTGTTCCTAATAACTATGAAAAATGGTTTTATATTTTTTGTTCTCTTGTTGAAGAAAATAAAGATCTTTCCGATCTTGAGATAATAGGACTTTACAAAGAGATATATGAAGAGGACTACCAGATTGTTGATATTAATGGTAGCAAGGAGAAAGAAGCCGAAAAGGTATCAGGAAAACTTAGAGATATAGCCGACAAGATAGATATAACCCTGAAAGAGCTAATACAAAATATTGATAACTATCAGGCAAATATAGACAGTCATGCCAGCTCACTTGCTGAGAAGACAAGCGAGATGCAGATATCTGATATAAGTGCCACAGTCCATTTAATACTTGATGAACTTAAAGAACTTAAATCTCAGAATGAGTTTCTAAAAAATCAGATTAAGAAATACCATTCGGAGATTCACCAGCTCAGGCAGGAACTTTCTCACGCTAAAACAGAAGCCTCTATGGACTTTCTTACCGGACTTGTTAACAGAAGGAGATTTGAAAGAGCCCTTGAGGATGCCATAAAGGATTTTGAAAAGAGAAACTATCCGTTCTCACTTATATATGTTGATGTTGATAACTTTAAGGATATCAACGATAACTACGGTCACAGTGTTGGTGATATAGTTTTGAAAGAGATAGCGACTATATTTAAGTTCTATCTCAGGGCAAATACGATCATTGGAAGGATAGGCGGAGAGGAGTTCGCCATACTTCTTCCAGGTGTTGAGATAGAGGATGCTGTAAAGATAGCAGAGAGACTGAGAAATATAATCCAGAACAGAGAGATAAGAATAGGTCCGGACAGGGATGAGATACTAAGAGTTACAGCAAGTTTTGGAGTAACACAGGTTAAGAAAGGTGATACTGTTAACTCAATACTGCACAGAGCCGATACCGCAATGTACAGAGCAAAGAAAACTGGAAAAAATAAGGTTGAGGTGGAGCTTTAA
- a CDS encoding peptidase U32 family protein, translating into MRKKPEILAPVGHYEGLSAVIKAGADAIYMGVGKINQRALKTHFTMEDVKEIRKITQDAGVRQYIVLNSIVFEEDLPYIEETLDQLKEIGVDAVIGWDMSVISMSISRGLETHLSTMASVSNSEAAKFYERLGVKRIVPAREVKLQGLLDIKNKTNLEIEIFIHGAMCMAVSGRCFLSHDVFEKSGNRGECYQVCRHEYDVKIVSKNTGTEFFLGSDYVLSARDLVTINFVDRLIWADSWKIEGRNKNADYAYMVTKAYREARDRILNGEWEKKGWKDLWDMLERVYHREWDSGFYFGEGLFGINKSIAKEQKLYVGEVVKFYPKISVAELRVVDHPISIGDTIHIIGKKTGVVRQKVSSMQIDRRDIQTAERGTVVGLKTVERVRPGDKVYLMKETDSADSNINPRKNELLKEHTGID; encoded by the coding sequence ATGAGAAAAAAACCTGAAATACTTGCACCTGTAGGACATTATGAGGGGCTTTCTGCTGTTATAAAGGCAGGAGCAGATGCTATATACATGGGTGTTGGTAAGATAAACCAGAGAGCGTTAAAAACACATTTCACAATGGAGGATGTTAAAGAGATAAGAAAGATAACACAGGATGCAGGGGTAAGACAGTACATTGTATTAAACTCGATCGTTTTTGAAGAAGATCTTCCTTATATAGAGGAGACACTTGATCAGTTGAAGGAGATAGGTGTTGATGCTGTCATAGGATGGGATATGTCTGTAATATCAATGTCTATTTCCAGAGGTTTAGAGACACATCTTTCAACTATGGCCTCAGTCTCCAACTCAGAAGCGGCAAAGTTTTACGAAAGACTCGGTGTAAAAAGGATAGTTCCAGCAAGGGAGGTCAAACTGCAGGGACTTCTTGATATTAAAAATAAAACAAACCTTGAGATTGAGATATTTATACACGGTGCTATGTGCATGGCTGTATCAGGAAGATGCTTCCTTTCACATGACGTATTTGAAAAATCTGGGAACAGGGGAGAATGCTATCAGGTCTGCAGACATGAGTATGATGTAAAGATAGTGTCTAAAAACACAGGAACTGAGTTTTTCTTAGGATCAGACTATGTCCTTTCTGCAAGGGATCTTGTAACGATAAACTTTGTTGACAGGCTTATATGGGCTGACAGCTGGAAGATAGAGGGTAGAAATAAAAATGCGGATTACGCTTATATGGTAACTAAAGCTTACAGGGAGGCAAGGGATAGAATACTGAACGGCGAATGGGAAAAGAAAGGATGGAAGGATCTGTGGGATATGCTTGAAAGGGTGTACCATAGAGAGTGGGACAGCGGTTTTTACTTTGGTGAGGGTCTTTTCGGTATAAATAAATCAATAGCAAAAGAACAGAAACTATACGTTGGAGAGGTTGTTAAGTTTTACCCTAAAATCAGCGTAGCTGAGCTTAGAGTTGTGGATCATCCGATCTCCATTGGTGACACAATACATATAATAGGAAAGAAAACAGGTGTTGTAAGACAGAAAGTGAGTTCAATGCAGATAGACAGAAGAGATATACAGACTGCAGAAAGAGGAACGGTCGTAGGATTGAAAACTGTAGAAAGGGTAAGACCTGGGGATAAAGTTTACCTAATGAAAGAGACGGATTCTGCCGATAGTAATATAAATCCACGAAAAAATGAACTTTTAAAGGAGCATACCGGGATAGATTAA
- the trpC gene encoding indole-3-glycerol phosphate synthase TrpC — protein MDILDRIILTKKRELENYSKEYLDLIDIKISKRKHPVIDFRSAFKKGRINIIAEVKKASPSKGVIREDFDPVKIAKIYEENGAAAISVLTDKEYFKGDIQYIEQIKESGINIPVLRKDFIIDKRQIDEAFAFGSDTFLLIARVLENEELEDLINYGRSFGMEPLIEVHTKEECEKAVSSGGKIIGINNRDLKTFKVDINLSKELAPYLKELGADIVIAESGISTHDQIVELLGYGVDGFLIGESLMREEDIGKKLRKLLGDTT, from the coding sequence TTGGACATACTTGACAGGATAATTCTTACAAAGAAAAGAGAACTGGAGAATTATTCAAAGGAGTATCTGGATCTTATTGATATTAAAATCTCAAAAAGAAAACACCCTGTTATAGATTTCAGATCCGCCTTTAAAAAAGGAAGAATAAATATAATAGCTGAGGTAAAAAAGGCATCACCATCAAAAGGTGTTATAAGAGAAGATTTTGATCCTGTTAAGATAGCGAAGATATATGAGGAAAATGGGGCAGCTGCCATATCGGTTCTCACAGATAAAGAGTACTTTAAAGGTGATATACAGTATATAGAGCAGATAAAAGAGTCTGGGATTAATATTCCTGTCCTGAGGAAAGATTTTATTATAGATAAAAGGCAGATAGATGAGGCTTTCGCCTTTGGGAGTGATACATTTCTCCTTATAGCAAGGGTTCTTGAGAATGAAGAACTTGAAGATCTCATAAATTACGGAAGATCTTTTGGTATGGAGCCTTTGATCGAGGTACACACAAAAGAGGAGTGTGAGAAAGCTGTATCGTCTGGTGGAAAGATCATTGGGATAAATAACAGGGATCTGAAAACATTTAAGGTTGATATCAACCTTTCAAAGGAACTCGCACCTTACCTAAAAGAACTTGGTGCAGATATAGTTATTGCTGAAAGTGGGATAAGCACCCATGATCAAATTGTGGAGCTTTTAGGGTATGGGGTTGATGGATTCCTGATAGGTGAGTCCCTGATGAGGGAAGAAGATATAGGAAAAAAGCTGAGGAAACTCTTAGGAGATACTACTTAA
- a CDS encoding metallophosphoesterase produces MGSFLRIKIDSPYAVIGDIHGCVKEFEKLVSIIRKEYGEDCLIISAGDTVDRGDYNIETIELCMSMYEEGNFLEVQSNHNHKFVRWLKGEYVKISYGMQKTVEQFDKLPESKKEELKERYISYYSECPLYLIINDNTVVAHAGIKDEMIGKTGKKIKSFVLYGETTGRVTEEGFPERIDWTKNRILKPDSPKIVYGHVVFEEPYINNLCYGIDTGCVLGNKLTAYIPDEERFIFQKAEKVYFSFK; encoded by the coding sequence ATGGGAAGTTTTTTGAGAATAAAGATAGACAGCCCATATGCAGTAATCGGTGATATACACGGCTGTGTAAAGGAGTTTGAGAAGCTGGTCAGCATCATAAGAAAAGAGTACGGAGAGGACTGTCTTATAATATCAGCGGGAGATACAGTTGATAGGGGAGATTACAATATTGAAACGATAGAGCTGTGTATGTCTATGTATGAGGAAGGTAACTTTTTAGAAGTTCAGAGCAATCACAATCATAAATTTGTCAGATGGCTGAAAGGCGAATATGTAAAGATAAGTTACGGTATGCAGAAAACTGTTGAACAGTTTGATAAGCTACCGGAAAGTAAAAAAGAAGAGCTTAAGGAAAGATATATAAGTTACTACTCTGAGTGTCCACTCTATCTGATCATAAATGACAACACCGTTGTTGCACATGCAGGAATTAAAGATGAGATGATAGGTAAAACAGGTAAAAAAATAAAGAGTTTTGTCCTTTACGGTGAGACAACTGGAAGAGTAACGGAAGAGGGTTTTCCTGAGAGGATAGACTGGACTAAAAACAGGATACTGAAGCCAGACTCACCAAAGATAGTTTACGGTCATGTGGTTTTTGAAGAGCCTTACATAAACAACCTTTGTTACGGCATAGATACAGGCTGTGTTCTTGGGAATAAGCTGACAGCTTACATACCAGATGAGGAGAGATTTATATTCCAGAAAGCTGAAAAGGTATACTTCAGCTTTAAGTAG
- a CDS encoding PKD domain-containing protein, with protein sequence MRYTRYILLLLIVFFFSCGDSSKKLTENVDIKNSSSVIKLNIDYLSPGISKQETRQLILELPDGSSVTVERSRTETREEGFSWFGKVIDKKNSSVIITVEKGVAYGTVIFNGKRYRIKPLKPEENLYLIEDLSGKKIVPLKEDTVPFYPEKKIEDIKALGSNPEDGSRVDILVLYTTAVKNEYGTGLEAFIRSLIDIANQSFINSNINTSLNLAGISEITSVDETVSLDSALNTLSSDQNIDSLRKLKKADIVVLLRKYQGGNTCGLGYIIVNLPDNFDQNLSYYTSSYYSSGFSVVEVGNYGSYYCPDETFAHEVGHNFGCSHDRDHSTGSGAFSYSYGYDVQGVFATVMSYDRPTIRYFSNPNITYKGYSIGVPEGQPDSADNSKTINRTRLIVANYISVPSSNPPVINSFTADPISGKVPLTVSFNWNVSDPDGDSLRCNFDADGDGTDDITVTDCSTYTYSYEYTSGGSYTPKLSVSDGIYITTKTLSITVNQNRPPSGSFSADRTVIYEGDTVKFSYSASDPDGDNLICLIDLDGNGNYEIRDNGCNSSPVNRVYNIPGTYIAELVIDDGYDTVSYKINIQVKQKNSPPETPSISGVTSGYTDIVYPFTASSKDPDGDSIYYRFDWGDGNVSDWGSGRRGYQWDTPRRYCVRAQAKDDLDNLSNWSDCFYTDIVLSSTVNSPPDILIFESDITEGYLPLTVTFRFKAGDKDGDPLVCNFDSDGDNSFEFTSDNCGEETVNFTYTQPGEYTAVLEVSDGKDTVKKSLVIKVYSSNNDPVVDLFSVDPFKLLEGDKITVRYKAHDPDGDSIECLIDFGDGTYISDYGCSNQKVEKYYKEPGEYVITLTVKDTNGNDISQKITVTVNPVIDGGKGGSGCSFSDNDHFYTFFLIISVILIRILKIYREERWEVF encoded by the coding sequence TTGAGATATACAAGATATATCCTTTTGCTTTTAATTGTATTCTTTTTTTCCTGTGGTGATAGCTCCAAAAAGTTAACGGAAAATGTTGATATAAAGAATAGCAGTTCTGTTATAAAGTTAAACATTGATTATCTCAGTCCCGGGATATCAAAACAGGAAACGAGACAGCTTATATTGGAACTTCCTGATGGAAGCTCAGTTACAGTTGAAAGATCAAGAACAGAAACAAGAGAGGAAGGTTTTTCCTGGTTTGGAAAGGTAATAGATAAGAAGAACAGTTCAGTAATTATAACGGTAGAAAAAGGGGTTGCTTACGGAACAGTAATTTTCAACGGTAAAAGATACAGGATAAAACCTTTAAAACCTGAAGAGAATCTGTATCTGATTGAGGATCTTTCAGGTAAAAAGATAGTCCCATTAAAGGAAGATACAGTCCCTTTTTATCCTGAAAAAAAAATTGAAGATATAAAAGCTCTTGGATCAAACCCTGAGGATGGAAGCAGGGTAGATATTCTTGTTCTATATACTACAGCTGTAAAAAATGAGTATGGAACAGGACTTGAAGCCTTTATCCGATCTCTTATTGATATAGCAAACCAGTCTTTTATAAACAGTAATATCAATACATCCTTAAATCTTGCAGGAATCTCAGAGATAACATCTGTAGATGAAACAGTTTCTCTGGATTCAGCTTTAAATACCTTAAGCTCAGATCAGAATATAGACAGTCTGAGAAAACTAAAAAAAGCTGATATCGTTGTACTTCTCAGAAAATACCAGGGAGGAAATACCTGTGGTCTGGGGTATATTATTGTTAATCTACCTGATAACTTTGATCAGAATCTTTCATACTATACCTCAAGTTACTACAGTTCAGGTTTTTCTGTTGTTGAAGTAGGAAATTATGGATCTTACTACTGTCCAGATGAAACATTTGCACACGAGGTGGGACATAACTTTGGGTGCAGCCACGATAGAGATCACTCAACAGGTTCTGGAGCATTTTCATACTCTTACGGGTATGATGTTCAGGGAGTTTTTGCAACTGTAATGAGTTATGACAGACCTACAATCAGGTATTTCTCAAACCCCAATATAACTTACAAAGGATACAGCATAGGTGTTCCTGAAGGTCAGCCTGATTCGGCAGACAACTCCAAAACTATAAACAGGACAAGACTGATAGTGGCAAACTATATCTCTGTACCTTCCTCAAATCCTCCTGTGATAAACAGTTTCACTGCAGACCCAATATCAGGAAAAGTTCCACTAACAGTATCCTTTAACTGGAATGTTTCAGATCCTGACGGAGACAGCCTCAGATGTAACTTTGATGCTGATGGTGATGGAACAGACGATATAACGGTAACAGACTGTTCTACATATACATACAGTTATGAGTATACATCTGGTGGGAGCTACACACCTAAGCTTTCTGTGTCTGATGGCATTTACATAACCACAAAAACATTAAGTATAACTGTCAATCAAAACAGACCTCCTTCAGGGAGCTTTTCTGCAGACAGAACAGTTATATATGAGGGGGACACTGTAAAATTCTCCTACAGTGCATCTGATCCAGATGGTGATAACTTAATATGCTTAATTGACCTTGACGGTAACGGAAATTATGAGATCAGAGATAACGGTTGTAATAGTAGTCCTGTAAACAGAGTTTATAATATTCCAGGTACATACATAGCAGAGCTTGTGATTGATGATGGATATGACACTGTAAGTTATAAGATAAATATTCAGGTAAAACAGAAAAACAGTCCCCCTGAGACACCTTCAATATCGGGAGTAACCTCCGGTTATACAGATATCGTTTACCCCTTCACGGCAAGCTCAAAAGACCCAGATGGTGACAGTATATACTACAGATTTGATTGGGGAGATGGAAATGTATCAGACTGGGGTTCTGGAAGGAGAGGTTATCAGTGGGATACTCCAAGGAGGTACTGTGTAAGAGCACAGGCAAAGGATGATCTTGATAATCTCTCCAACTGGTCAGACTGTTTTTATACAGATATTGTTCTTTCATCCACTGTGAACAGTCCTCCTGATATACTGATATTTGAGTCAGACATAACTGAAGGTTATCTGCCTCTGACGGTAACATTCAGATTTAAAGCTGGGGATAAAGATGGTGATCCTTTAGTTTGCAATTTTGATTCAGACGGTGACAACAGCTTTGAGTTTACATCAGATAATTGCGGTGAAGAAACAGTCAACTTTACATACACTCAGCCAGGAGAATACACAGCGGTTCTGGAAGTATCAGATGGGAAAGATACAGTTAAGAAAAGCCTGGTTATAAAGGTCTATTCATCGAATAATGATCCTGTTGTTGATCTATTTTCTGTTGATCCTTTTAAGCTGTTAGAAGGGGATAAAATAACCGTCAGATATAAAGCCCACGATCCTGACGGAGACAGTATAGAATGTCTGATAGATTTTGGAGATGGGACCTATATCTCCGATTACGGATGTTCTAACCAGAAGGTAGAAAAGTATTATAAAGAACCTGGGGAATACGTAATCACACTGACTGTAAAGGATACAAATGGAAATGATATATCCCAGAAGATCACTGTCACAGTAAATCCTGTAATAGATGGAGGTAAGGGTGGCTCTGGATGTTCTTTCTCAGATAATGATCATTTTTATACATTCTTCTTGATAATTTCTGTAATTCTTATAAGGATCTTAAAAATATACAGGGAGGAAAGATGGGAAGTTTTTTGA
- the rsgA gene encoding ribosome small subunit-dependent GTPase A has protein sequence MKKGLVIDREAQMIGVYLFEDKKVYRGIPRKKIIKKTKIYAGDYVLGNVIDSETFAIESVEERKNFLVRPPVANVDKVIIVFTLKKPDFDSFLLDNLLVVYEYLGAEPVIVFNKIDLLNDDERKELKRWKDIYINAGYDFIPVSAITGEGIDTLKEHIKGNISVFAGPSGVGKSSILSALTGIELKVSQISEKTERGRHTTTGVRLYRFNENSFIGDTPGFSSVDALYFMEKREVKNYFREFLRYRCRFSNCTHTDEPGCLVKEAVKKGEISKERYENYLKIIGSSK, from the coding sequence ATGAAAAAAGGTCTTGTAATTGATAGAGAAGCTCAGATGATAGGGGTTTACCTTTTTGAGGATAAGAAGGTTTACAGGGGAATTCCGAGGAAAAAAATAATTAAAAAAACGAAGATATACGCAGGTGATTACGTTTTAGGAAATGTTATAGACAGTGAAACATTTGCGATCGAAAGTGTTGAGGAGAGGAAAAACTTCCTTGTCAGACCTCCTGTTGCAAATGTTGATAAGGTTATTATTGTTTTCACACTGAAAAAGCCTGATTTTGATAGTTTTCTCCTTGATAATCTTCTTGTTGTTTATGAGTATTTAGGTGCTGAGCCTGTTATTGTATTCAACAAGATAGATCTTCTTAACGATGATGAGAGGAAAGAGCTAAAAAGATGGAAGGATATTTATATCAACGCTGGGTATGATTTTATACCTGTAAGTGCAATTACAGGAGAAGGGATTGACACACTTAAAGAGCATATAAAGGGAAATATATCAGTTTTTGCAGGTCCTTCAGGTGTCGGGAAAAGTTCAATACTTTCAGCTCTAACAGGTATTGAGCTTAAGGTAAGCCAGATAAGTGAGAAAACTGAGAGGGGAAGGCACACAACTACAGGAGTCAGGCTTTACCGGTTTAATGAGAACTCCTTTATAGGTGATACACCGGGATTCTCAAGTGTTGATGCCCTTTACTTCATGGAAAAAAGAGAGGTGAAAAACTACTTCAGGGAGTTTTTAAGGTATAGATGCAGGTTTTCAAACTGCACACACACAGATGAACCTGGCTGTCTTGTTAAGGAAGCTGTAAAGAAAGGGGAAATATCAAAGGAAAGATACGAGAACTACCTCAAAATAATAGGCTCATCTAAGTGA